A region from the Leptospirillum ferriphilum ML-04 genome encodes:
- a CDS encoding ABC transporter permease — protein sequence MREKAGNSFRRAGLPLILLGVFFVSGFFAEFLAPYRYDSVRFDLSYMPPVWPTLHEGRLEVPVMTVSDPVLHRFQRRPGQWVPVRFLCQGEGYTWMGVIHSRMHLFCVESPGRLSFLGLDVFGRDVWSRLLYGIRFSFLLSFSAVTLSFLIGIVAGLAAGTGGGWIDQLLMRTGEVFMAIPSLYLLMGIRAIFPPGLSTTEVTLIMTAALAFVGWAGLARVVRGVARSLRQEEFVLAARSVGVSWWGVWVRHILPNMSYYLLIALTLSIPGFIVGEAGLSFLGLGVSEPHPSLGNILAESQSLPAMKAAPWLLLSGVVIVSIVILFNLLGDRLRENGKVP from the coding sequence ATGAGAGAAAAAGCGGGGAACTCATTCCGCCGGGCCGGGCTTCCACTGATCCTCCTCGGGGTCTTTTTTGTGTCCGGATTTTTTGCCGAGTTTCTTGCCCCGTACCGTTATGACAGTGTCCGTTTTGACTTGAGCTACATGCCCCCTGTTTGGCCGACCCTTCATGAAGGTCGCCTGGAAGTCCCGGTCATGACTGTCTCTGATCCGGTGCTTCACCGTTTTCAACGCCGCCCTGGCCAATGGGTTCCGGTCCGGTTTCTTTGTCAGGGCGAAGGTTATACGTGGATGGGAGTCATCCATTCCCGGATGCATCTTTTTTGCGTGGAATCTCCCGGGAGACTGTCTTTTCTGGGTCTGGATGTCTTTGGGAGAGATGTGTGGTCCCGTCTTCTATATGGGATCCGCTTTTCTTTCCTGCTGTCATTTTCTGCGGTCACTCTGTCCTTTCTCATCGGGATAGTGGCCGGCCTTGCCGCGGGAACGGGAGGGGGATGGATCGATCAACTTCTCATGAGGACCGGGGAAGTTTTTATGGCGATCCCGTCCCTTTACCTGTTAATGGGGATACGGGCCATTTTTCCGCCCGGGTTGTCGACGACAGAAGTCACACTGATTATGACCGCTGCACTTGCTTTTGTCGGATGGGCGGGGCTGGCACGGGTGGTCCGGGGAGTCGCGAGAAGTCTCCGGCAGGAAGAATTTGTCCTGGCGGCCAGGTCGGTCGGCGTTTCCTGGTGGGGCGTCTGGGTTCGTCACATTTTGCCAAATATGTCCTATTATCTTCTGATCGCTCTCACTCTTTCGATCCCCGGATTTATTGTCGGGGAAGCCGGGTTGTCATTTTTGGGTCTGGGCGTTTCCGAGCCGCACCCCAGTCTCGGCAACATTCTTGCCGAATCCCAGTCTTTGCCGGCCATGAAAGCGGCCCCCTGGCTTCTTCTTTCAGGAGTCGTCATTGTCAGTATCGTGATCCTGTTCAATCTGTTGGGGGATCGTCTTCGGGAGAACGGGAAAGTCCCGTGA
- a CDS encoding ABC transporter permease produces the protein MIRMILIRFVHFLVVLSGILFLSFLLIHLAPGNFLSQMAMNPQVSPAIIRQLKALYGLDKPFYVQFFDWVVAVFHGNLGYSFSYHLSVVQLLASRIPLTLLLTVTAVILSWGMALPFAVYGASRPGGWLDKTLTSFSYLSISIPSFFLALLGVLLAGATGWFPIGGAHSEASSSSGGLSGLGDLLRHLILPAMTLALGSFGVLYRLMRSSVLEVRSKPYFAAARARGLSVGTLRVRYLFRNALNPLITVFGMELGGLLSGAAFVEMVYAWPGMGRLMLHAVMTEDLYLVMGGILAGSLMLLSGNILADALLYFLDPRSREGFSI, from the coding sequence ATGATCCGGATGATCCTCATACGCTTTGTCCATTTTCTGGTGGTTCTTTCCGGAATCCTCTTCCTGTCCTTTCTCCTGATTCATCTCGCGCCGGGAAACTTTCTTTCCCAGATGGCAATGAATCCCCAGGTTTCTCCGGCGATCATTCGTCAGCTGAAAGCGCTTTACGGACTGGACAAGCCCTTTTATGTCCAGTTTTTTGACTGGGTGGTGGCGGTTTTTCATGGAAATCTCGGATATTCGTTTTCCTACCACCTGTCTGTGGTCCAGCTTCTGGCTTCCCGCATCCCCCTGACCCTTCTTCTCACGGTCACTGCCGTCATTCTCTCCTGGGGTATGGCTCTCCCGTTTGCTGTCTATGGGGCTTCAAGGCCGGGCGGCTGGTTGGACAAAACACTGACTTCCTTTTCTTATCTTTCCATTTCGATTCCCTCTTTTTTTCTGGCTCTTCTCGGAGTTCTTCTGGCAGGAGCGACCGGATGGTTTCCCATTGGAGGGGCGCACAGTGAGGCATCGTCCTCGTCGGGGGGATTGTCCGGGTTGGGGGATCTTCTTCGTCACCTGATTCTTCCGGCCATGACTCTGGCTCTCGGCAGCTTTGGCGTCCTCTACAGGTTGATGCGCTCTTCCGTCCTGGAAGTCCGGAGCAAGCCCTATTTTGCAGCTGCGCGGGCACGAGGTTTGTCCGTCGGGACCCTCCGGGTTCGCTATCTCTTCCGAAATGCCCTGAATCCCCTGATTACCGTTTTTGGGATGGAACTGGGAGGCCTCTTGTCCGGAGCAGCGTTTGTGGAAATGGTCTATGCGTGGCCGGGGATGGGCAGACTAATGCTCCATGCGGTCATGACGGAAGATCTGTATCTGGTCATGGGCGGTATTCTGGCAGGTTCTCTCATGCTTCTTTCCGGAAACATTCTCGCGGATGCACTGTTGTATTTTCTGGATCCCCGTTCCCGCGAAGGGTTCTCCATATGA